A genomic window from Streptomyces brevispora includes:
- the mycP gene encoding type VII secretion-associated serine protease mycosin, with protein sequence MAGATRPTRRTRHARHRRTIGAVCAATAFALLPASPARADTIRAQQWGLDALHTDRAWQTTRGKGIVVAVVDTGVDGSLPDLAGQVLRGKDMIGFGAGRGDRSWARHGTAMAGIIAGRGHGDGDADGVLGIAPEAKILPVRVILEATDPSRAKARKSRGTALADGIRWAADHGADVINLSLGDDSESAHPEPGEDAAVQYALKKGAVVVASSGNGGEKGDHISYPAAYPGVIAVAAVDRYGTHASFSTRRWYAAVSAPGVDIVVPAPDRQYYVEWGTSAASAFVSGAVALVRAAHPGLGPAQIKKLLTDTARSSPSGGRDDARGHGIVDPAAAIKAGGALSPAGLRSDSAPAGYRKQYFGPGPTPPRKDDGPAGWLAPAAGGLGAVLLALAVVLWRGRNGRPVFPRR encoded by the coding sequence ATGGCCGGAGCGACCCGCCCCACGCGCCGAACCCGCCACGCCCGTCACCGCCGCACCATCGGCGCGGTCTGCGCCGCCACCGCGTTCGCACTGCTGCCCGCGTCACCGGCGCGGGCGGACACCATCCGGGCCCAGCAGTGGGGCCTGGACGCGCTCCACACCGATCGGGCCTGGCAGACCACCCGGGGCAAGGGCATCGTCGTCGCGGTCGTCGACACCGGGGTAGACGGCAGCCTGCCCGACCTGGCGGGCCAGGTACTGCGCGGCAAGGACATGATCGGCTTCGGCGCCGGACGCGGCGACCGGTCGTGGGCACGGCACGGCACCGCGATGGCCGGGATCATCGCCGGCCGGGGCCACGGGGACGGAGACGCAGACGGGGTGCTCGGCATCGCACCGGAGGCGAAGATCCTCCCGGTCCGGGTCATCCTGGAGGCGACCGACCCGTCCCGGGCCAAGGCCCGCAAGTCCCGGGGCACGGCCCTCGCCGACGGCATCCGCTGGGCCGCCGACCACGGCGCCGACGTCATCAACCTCTCCCTGGGCGACGACAGCGAGTCCGCGCATCCGGAGCCCGGTGAGGACGCCGCCGTCCAGTACGCGCTGAAGAAGGGCGCGGTCGTCGTCGCGTCGTCCGGCAACGGGGGCGAGAAGGGCGACCACATCTCCTACCCCGCCGCCTATCCCGGAGTGATCGCGGTCGCCGCCGTCGACCGTTACGGCACGCACGCCTCGTTCTCCACCCGCCGCTGGTACGCCGCCGTGAGCGCCCCCGGAGTCGACATCGTCGTTCCCGCCCCCGACCGGCAGTACTACGTGGAGTGGGGCACCTCGGCAGCCTCCGCGTTCGTCTCCGGCGCGGTCGCGCTGGTCCGTGCCGCGCACCCCGGTCTCGGGCCCGCGCAGATCAAGAAGCTCCTCACGGACACCGCGCGCAGCTCCCCGTCCGGCGGCCGGGACGACGCCCGGGGCCACGGCATCGTCGACCCGGCCGCGGCCATCAAGGCGGGCGGCGCGCTCAGCCCCGCAGGCCTGCGCTCGGACTCCGCCCCGGCCGGCTACCGCAAGCAGTACTTCGGACCCGGCCCCACCCCGCCCCGCAAGGACGACGGCCCCGCGGGCTGGCTCGCCCCGGCGGCGGGCGGCCTCGGCGCGGTACTGCTCGCCCTGGCAGTGGTGCTGTGGCGCGGCCGGAACGGCCGGCCGGTGTTCCCGCGCCGCTGA
- a CDS encoding serine hydrolase, with product MPRHRIRRSALSASVTAAVLLSVGAYPPGRSPDHAPAATASVSSVSPAATAPVTARTSEEPVVDLDAELAGAVGPLVAAAGGAAMSVAVLDSGSGAGAVYGGADATYDTASIVKVDILAALLLRAQDEKRELTAGEHGYAVAMIEKSDNDSATALLAAVGGAAGLDAANQRLGLTATAAARPWGLTRTTAADQLTLLKAVFGTDAGAVLSEASRTYLRGLMARVQADQQWGVSAAGSSWALKNGWMPRTATGLWNINSIGRVTAGGHTYLVAVLSGGQRTKESGIALVESAAKAAVGVLRAAG from the coding sequence ATGCCTCGACACAGAATCCGCAGGTCCGCCCTGTCCGCCTCCGTGACGGCAGCGGTCCTGCTCTCCGTGGGCGCGTACCCGCCCGGACGGTCGCCGGATCACGCGCCCGCCGCCACGGCTTCCGTATCGTCCGTGTCTCCGGCCGCGACCGCACCGGTCACGGCGCGAACGAGCGAGGAGCCGGTGGTGGATCTCGATGCGGAACTGGCCGGGGCCGTCGGGCCGCTGGTGGCCGCTGCGGGCGGGGCCGCCATGTCGGTGGCCGTGCTGGACAGCGGCAGCGGGGCCGGTGCTGTGTACGGGGGTGCGGACGCGACGTACGACACCGCGAGCATCGTCAAGGTCGACATCCTGGCGGCGCTGCTGCTCCGGGCCCAGGACGAGAAGCGTGAGCTGACCGCCGGTGAGCACGGCTACGCGGTGGCAATGATCGAGAAGAGCGACAACGACTCCGCCACCGCGCTGCTGGCGGCGGTCGGCGGGGCGGCGGGCCTCGACGCCGCCAATCAGCGGCTCGGCCTCACCGCGACGGCTGCCGCGCGGCCCTGGGGGCTGACCCGGACCACTGCGGCCGATCAACTGACGCTGCTGAAGGCCGTGTTCGGCACGGATGCCGGGGCGGTGCTGAGCGAGGCGTCCCGTACGTATCTGCGGGGTCTGATGGCGCGGGTCCAGGCCGACCAGCAGTGGGGGGTGTCGGCAGCGGGCAGCAGTTGGGCGCTCAAGAACGGCTGGATGCCGCGTACCGCCACCGGCCTGTGGAACATCAACAGCATCGGTCGGGTGACGGCCGGCGGGCACACGTATCTGGTGGCGGTGCTCTCCGGTGGCCAGCGGACCAAGGAGTCGGGGATCGCGCTCGTCGAGTCGGCGGCGAAGGCGGCGGTCGGGGTACTGAGGGCCGCGGGCTGA
- the rpmI gene encoding 50S ribosomal protein L35, translating to MPKNKTHSGASKRFKITGSGKVLRERAGKRHLLEHKSSKKTRSLTGTVVVAPADAKKIKKLLGK from the coding sequence ATGCCGAAGAACAAGACGCACAGCGGTGCCAGCAAGCGCTTCAAGATCACCGGCTCCGGCAAGGTGCTCAGGGAGCGGGCCGGCAAGCGCCACCTGCTCGAGCACAAGTCGTCCAAGAAGACCCGCTCGCTGACCGGCACGGTCGTCGTGGCTCCGGCCGACGCCAAGAAGATCAAGAAGCTTCTCGGCAAGTGA
- a CDS encoding SseB family protein has protein sequence MAQKNIPDPGYSDDDGTADPALTAALAAWAENRKAVGPVLEALRGARLLVPVVAVLGEVEEDENGLRREKTSDMAVPTLQAGDRRALPAFTSTASLARWDPQARPVAVPLHQALQAAVHEKADTVVLDLAGPVAFEVTGSTLLALAEGRTSADPLDDPAVTAAVRDAVAAEPAVLRAHLGPGRADGTLALVLTADADPAEAVRRVARSLAASDVLRARLVRGLDLALLPADANAPGDALFAR, from the coding sequence GTGGCGCAGAAGAACATTCCGGACCCCGGATACTCCGACGACGACGGCACTGCCGACCCCGCCCTGACCGCGGCCCTGGCCGCCTGGGCCGAGAACCGCAAGGCCGTCGGCCCGGTGCTCGAAGCGCTCCGGGGGGCCCGTCTGCTGGTTCCCGTGGTGGCCGTGCTCGGTGAGGTGGAGGAGGACGAGAACGGGCTGCGCCGGGAGAAGACGAGCGACATGGCCGTCCCCACCCTCCAGGCCGGCGACCGCCGGGCCCTGCCCGCCTTCACGTCCACCGCCTCGCTGGCCCGCTGGGACCCGCAGGCCCGCCCCGTCGCCGTACCCCTGCACCAGGCGCTGCAGGCCGCCGTGCACGAGAAGGCGGACACGGTGGTGCTCGACCTCGCGGGGCCGGTGGCCTTCGAGGTGACCGGCTCCACCCTGCTGGCCCTCGCCGAGGGCCGTACGAGCGCCGACCCGCTGGACGACCCCGCCGTCACCGCGGCGGTACGGGACGCCGTCGCCGCCGAACCCGCGGTGCTCCGTGCCCACCTCGGTCCGGGCCGCGCCGACGGCACCCTCGCCCTGGTGCTGACGGCGGACGCCGACCCCGCCGAGGCGGTTCGACGGGTCGCGCGATCCCTGGCGGCCAGTGACGTGCTGCGTGCCCGGCTGGTCCGCGGCCTGGACCTGGCACTGCTCCCGGCCGACGCGAACGCACCCGGTGACGCCCTGTTCGCCCGCTGA
- a CDS encoding DUF1844 domain-containing protein: MSDTTPTTDSPGFDEMARDIAEVPAVEVIVTVAVNLMSAAAVKLGLTEDGDEHKDLDEARKLVHALAGLLDASTTEISSFHAAPLRDGLKSLQLAFREASLVPDEPGQGPGEKYTGPVFG; the protein is encoded by the coding sequence ATGAGCGACACGACCCCCACCACTGATTCCCCCGGCTTCGACGAAATGGCCCGCGACATCGCGGAGGTGCCGGCGGTCGAGGTGATCGTGACGGTCGCGGTCAACCTGATGAGCGCCGCTGCCGTGAAGCTCGGGCTGACCGAGGACGGCGACGAGCACAAGGACCTCGACGAGGCCCGCAAGCTGGTCCATGCGCTGGCAGGCCTGCTGGACGCGAGCACCACCGAAATCAGTTCCTTCCACGCGGCTCCGCTGCGCGACGGCCTGAAGTCGCTGCAGCTGGCGTTCCGCGAGGCCTCGCTCGTACCGGACGAGCCGGGCCAGGGCCCGGGTGAGAAGTACACCGGCCCCGTCTTCGGCTGA
- the infC gene encoding translation initiation factor IF-3 produces MAVRQAAAWCYRGGSISAEPRINDRIRVPEVRLVGPSGEQVGIVPLAKALELAQEYDLDLVEVAATARPPVCKLMDYGKFKYESAMKAREARKNQAHTVIKEMKLRPKIDPHDYDTKKGHVVRFLKQGDKVKITIMFRGREQSRPELGFRLLQRLASDVEELGFIESNPKQDGRNMIMVLGPHKKKTEAMAEAREAQAARKAERQGYTPDAEDADEAAEAPAEASSEASAETPSEA; encoded by the coding sequence GTGGCTGTCCGCCAGGCGGCCGCGTGGTGCTACCGAGGAGGATCCATCAGCGCCGAGCCCCGCATCAACGACCGGATTCGCGTACCCGAGGTGCGACTTGTCGGTCCCAGCGGCGAGCAGGTCGGGATTGTCCCGCTTGCCAAGGCCCTGGAACTTGCACAGGAGTACGACCTCGACCTGGTCGAGGTGGCGGCTACCGCCCGTCCGCCCGTGTGCAAGCTCATGGACTACGGGAAGTTCAAGTACGAGTCGGCCATGAAGGCCCGTGAGGCGCGCAAGAACCAGGCGCACACGGTCATCAAGGAGATGAAGCTCCGGCCGAAGATCGACCCGCACGACTATGACACCAAGAAGGGTCACGTCGTCCGGTTCCTCAAGCAGGGCGACAAGGTCAAGATCACGATCATGTTCCGTGGTCGTGAGCAGTCCCGCCCCGAGCTGGGCTTCCGACTGCTCCAGCGTCTCGCTTCGGACGTGGAGGAACTCGGCTTCATCGAGTCCAACCCGAAGCAGGACGGCCGGAACATGATCATGGTTCTTGGCCCGCACAAGAAGAAGACCGAAGCCATGGCCGAGGCCCGCGAGGCCCAGGCCGCCCGCAAGGCGGAGCGTCAGGGGTACACCCCGGACGCCGAGGATGCGGACGAGGCTGCCGAGGCTCCGGCCGAAGCGTCCTCCGAGGCTTCGGCCGAGACACCCTCCGAGGCGTGA